The DNA window GTCGCCCACCTGGCAGGGTGTGGCGTGTCGAGCGCGCTGCTCGGCTGTGGCGCCAGCAGCGCGACGCACGGCGCGCCCGCGGTGGTGCTGGAGATCGCGCCGCTCGAGGCCGGGGTGGAGGCGAGCGGACCCGCCGCAGAGGCCGCGGAAGAGGCGCCCGATCCGCAGCGGAAGGGCATGATCCAGATCCCCTCGGGGAGCTTCGAGATGGGGTTCGACGGCTGTGACACGGACGAGCAGCCGGTGCATACGGTGAAGGTCGAGGGATTCTGGATGGACGTCACCGAGGTGACGGTCGAGGCGTACGAGCAGTGCGTCCGTGCGCAGACCTGCCAGCCCGCCCAGACGGCCGACGAGGCGGACTCGCGCCCCGAGGGCATCCTGCACTGCAACAGCGGGCGCACGGATCGGGCCCGGCACCCGGTGAACTGCGTGACGTGGCGGCAAGCGGACACCTACTGCCGGGCGCAGGACAAGCGGCTGCCCACCGAGACGGAGTGGGAGTTCGCGGCGCGCGGGACGAAGGGGCGCACCTTCCCGTGGGGCGACACGTTCCTGGACGAGGGGCTGTGCTGGGATCGAGACGACGGGACCTGCCCGGTGGGATCGTTCCCGGATGGCAACACGCCTCAGGGGCTCATGGACATGGCGGGGAATGTGTGGGAGTGGACTGCCAGTCATTACTGTGGGTACGGCGAGCCCGACTGCGACGACACGAGCTATGTCGATCGCGGCGGGGCCTGGGTGAGCGACGAGGAGCGGCTGGTGCACGCAGCCCACCGCGGCCGTGGGAACGCGCGGACGGCGGAGAGCTACATCGGGTTCCGCTGCGTGCGGTCGAGGTAGACGGGGCAGAAAGCGCGTGCGCCGAGGCGCGGGCGTAGTATCTGGCGGGCATGCCGCCGCTCGACCTCGGTGTCCTCGTCTCGGGACGTGGGTCCAACCTGCAGGCCATCCTCGACGCCGTGGCCGAAGGCCGGCTCGACGCGCGGGTGCGGGTGGTGATCTCGAACCAGGCGGACGTCGAGGCCCTGAGCCGAGCCGAGCGCGCCGGCGTGCCGACGCGCGTCGTGTCGCACCGGGCGTTCGCGGACCGCGCGGGCTTCGACGCGGCGCTGGTGTCGGCGCTGCGCGAGGCGGGGGCGTCGTGGGTGGTGCTGGCGGGGTTCATGCGGCTGCTCACGCCGACGTTTCTCGAGGCCTTCCCGGACCGCGTGGTGAACATCCACCCCGCGCTCTCGCCGTCGTTCCCCGGGGTGGATGCACAGCAGCAGGCGCTGGACCACGGGGTGAAGCTCACGGGCTGCACGGTGCACCTGGTGGACGCGGGCACGGACACGGGGCCGATCCTCGCGCAAGCGGTGGTGCCGGTGCTGGACGGCGACGACCGGGCGCAGCTCGGGGCGCGGCTGCTGGAGATGGAGCACGCGCTGCTCGTGCAAGCGCTCGGATGGATCGCCGAGGGGCGGCTGGAGCTCGTGCCGTCGGCTGCCCCCGGGGGACGCACGCGGGCGCGGTTCGCGGGGGTCGTGCCCGTGCTGGGGCTCCGCACGGCCGGAGGAGCAGCCGAAGGCTTTGGCGGCGGGCCGGAGCGGGCGCCGTGATCCAGCGGCACTACGACGTCATCGTCATCGGCCGCTCGATCGGCGCGCTCACCGCGGCGGCGCTGCTGGCGCGACGCGACTTCACGGTGATGGTGGTGGGTCACGGGGAGCGGCCGCCGAGCTACCGGATGGAGGGCCGGAGGCTCCGGCGGCGGGCGTTCACCATGCTGGCCGAGCCGTCGCCAGCGTGGCGCAAGGTGATGGTGGAGCTGGCGCAGTCGCAGACGTGGAAGCGTCGGGTGACGCCGGCGATGCCGATGATGCAAGCGCTGGCGCCGCGGCTGCGCCTGGACATCCCGCCGGACATGGCACTGTTCGGGCGAGAGATCGACCGGGAGCTGCCCGAGCTGCGGCGGGTGATCGACGAGCTGTACGCGGACCTGGCGCAGGTGAACAGCGCGGCCGACGAGGCGTTCGAAAGGGACGCGGTGTGGCCGCCAGGCACGTTCTGGGAGCGGCGAGAGACGGGGCGCTACGCCGCGATGCTGCCGTACGCCCACGCCGAGCCGGACGCGGACCTGATGGTGGAGTTCCCGCGAGGCCACCTGTATCGCGCGATCGTCACCAGCTCGGTGATGTTCGCGACCGACCTGTCGGCGCTGCCACCGCCGTTCGCGGTGGCGCGCTTGCACGGGGCGTGGACGCGCGGGGTGATGACGCTCCCCGGCGGGGAAGAAGACCTGGAAGAGTTCCTGATCGAGCGGGTGCAGGCGCACGGAGGGGTGTGCCTGCTCGACGAGCGCGCCGCAGCGATCCACGTGCGCCGCGGCGTGGCGTCCGGGGTGCTGGTCGACGGCGCAGAGCAGCCGACGAGCGCCGGGTTCGTGATCACCGATCTGGACGGCGAGGACATGGCGTCGCTGTCCGGGGGGGAAGGGATCCACAAGCGCGCGCTGCGCGAGTGGCCACGCATCACGTCGTCGGTGGGTCGGTTCGTGGTGTCGCTGGTGGTGCGCGACGAGGGGCTGCCCGCGCCGCTCGGGCCCGAGGCATTCGTGCTGCCAGGACCTGGAGGTGGGATTGCGCGGCCCGGGGGGCGCACGACGGGCGAGGTGCGCGCCGCGTCTCGGCCACCGCCAGCGATGGGGGGCGGTGTGCGCGGCGTCCGACCTGGACCTCTCCGCCCGGCGATCCACCTGCAGCGCTGTGCGCTGCCCACGTCGCC is part of the Chondromyces crocatus genome and encodes:
- a CDS encoding formylglycine-generating enzyme family protein → MSRRPALDPRDPGEKRGAPPRAGRTTLGWIVAHLAGCGVSSALLGCGASSATHGAPAVVLEIAPLEAGVEASGPAAEAAEEAPDPQRKGMIQIPSGSFEMGFDGCDTDEQPVHTVKVEGFWMDVTEVTVEAYEQCVRAQTCQPAQTADEADSRPEGILHCNSGRTDRARHPVNCVTWRQADTYCRAQDKRLPTETEWEFAARGTKGRTFPWGDTFLDEGLCWDRDDGTCPVGSFPDGNTPQGLMDMAGNVWEWTASHYCGYGEPDCDDTSYVDRGGAWVSDEERLVHAAHRGRGNARTAESYIGFRCVRSR
- the purN gene encoding phosphoribosylglycinamide formyltransferase, which gives rise to MPPLDLGVLVSGRGSNLQAILDAVAEGRLDARVRVVISNQADVEALSRAERAGVPTRVVSHRAFADRAGFDAALVSALREAGASWVVLAGFMRLLTPTFLEAFPDRVVNIHPALSPSFPGVDAQQQALDHGVKLTGCTVHLVDAGTDTGPILAQAVVPVLDGDDRAQLGARLLEMEHALLVQALGWIAEGRLELVPSAAPGGRTRARFAGVVPVLGLRTAGGAAEGFGGGPERAP
- a CDS encoding NAD(P)-binding protein, whose product is MIQRHYDVIVIGRSIGALTAAALLARRDFTVMVVGHGERPPSYRMEGRRLRRRAFTMLAEPSPAWRKVMVELAQSQTWKRRVTPAMPMMQALAPRLRLDIPPDMALFGREIDRELPELRRVIDELYADLAQVNSAADEAFERDAVWPPGTFWERRETGRYAAMLPYAHAEPDADLMVEFPRGHLYRAIVTSSVMFATDLSALPPPFAVARLHGAWTRGVMTLPGGEEDLEEFLIERVQAHGGVCLLDERAAAIHVRRGVASGVLVDGAEQPTSAGFVITDLDGEDMASLSGGEGIHKRALREWPRITSSVGRFVVSLVVRDEGLPAPLGPEAFVLPGPGGGIARPGGRTTGEVRAASRPPPAMGGGVRGVRPGPLRPAIHLQRCALPTSPGESLLIAEVLLPDRGQLGLRDARQVVLDALTAELPFLERHLLLVDSPHDGLPAWVYEDGRRRLVERGNVKGAEPMMRQLEVDPPGYLGLSGEPIRGPIERTLLVGRTVLPALGQEGQLLAAWGAARLVTRTDRRRERMRRDMWSKVEIG